A genomic region of Chaetodon auriga isolate fChaAug3 chromosome 11, fChaAug3.hap1, whole genome shotgun sequence contains the following coding sequences:
- the tacc2 gene encoding uncharacterized protein tacc2 isoform X2, producing the protein MPEVIESKREGESVRRDSLERVATVALAEREKAVGENGLGGIEKCLSSAVGETEGLLDSLPQLSLICSQGKRSLAFSAKEGQAASEESCTSKMPHNSAEIELKRQRETAIRSADTELSPAEEGARGKEPFSRLEAYINISPLGLITGPDCQDHSAAGLERAVEGGGGGGGGGGGGGGEEVELKGGLAKEHSSFSQPEGSASGVSSSETETCPPTDVAESQLKSQSWRESIATITESICTEKDRLSHPCQEQHGSAISPLPADPEQSSSNTDGGVRADLKLNLISEEWGDTCEESSITETERNSSQVFLSLISPQPLTTSRQIPVERQASNNQQVQPESSTTEARTAESASEFQVQAQSQSKRGSPTMSGAGVNLYDSSGCNNRVHFADTVKQEGSSSVDLRNMLVSAMDCASLPPLTVHESLHHPIVEASYTFPDFLSLKKQEIPTNAAPMTGERAIQCPADLTKPQKDVQLDKGDAETKDTKKNINIDQSGTNTVDLQSVTEACSKQLPAPDEKNQTGNEKYFVLSPTAGITASEADHLPVEQVSANVTKQVEMETEKGAVNVCLSKEKEIDQLHAKSQGSVKTGQPQESPLISDATVILEEKEGKQHPLLSCSVLPADDVTCKPLNVVSAELPSGHLSTDLDPSSKSETVTLTSIASSEAKPSDPSYQPPDQLDQTPPCGLVTTDPVTTSEGSTIHSADLTKGESASEVTASDQSMPVTEQCPTNPTFVLPPPGPMLSHLEFITDCDISLPEQKDNHSADGDSTKLCGEVDGSKSREMTPVSVALDLKQGDVSVTADETCPKLEDGNYATESDIKLDNSVIDDVNIPFPQEQSLSPAAKPPGATCALAKGGSDNIISLSHTEPVSVGIKPVICEASIKDDLINVSCPLSSDLPTNEAYDATKQDNVKEKHTMGDQTCTLFEEEKKQTEESTMDNQKETANRNKLQTGKTGTTPQQSNRPDKEALEEIGDLQPPHKHKVQNTESPVRDIKEEEDMKSGIVSNSQRETSCLSPDQPAGSSEDISAEVESGSEPQTVYDQSSCQNPTATLERRSDRDTAPDLSVALGQSESTPDPVCFAQQQDQQQPHLGSRHPTEELSGGCLEGPEKTNSQGRQTQALVPGVRGAAEKGDGENLCQSGSRDDLTGDDSSDNEQVISLEKGEGVQAAPGVDRVCVSLQLACDLNDSGRAAERKASADIGIVTACSHVAETRQGMEENKSPGLGIVGSTTDLMPDTEFESDLSGKGQQKSNLSASCQDPCGTPVTSKNTAVSVEPASQEREISPLQISVSSKVSTDSHDIHTEDFPSANEAEEIGTKIFITLPDPVGQPETVEKDFSAAMAVKSNSSETEECEIPDTVCKPLELQSASITSATQSSPVAQTPIKGSDVEEITKEDKAALEEEKASSQGKEQNEIKAINNEATEKQGAVNLSGGTEDSSSGSVKTSDLCESVVSQSGTETPVCHSERNVGLSENDNDRTDRISPDVITGPSVVSSKCLQDFASTPPAAPTQSEKSHDQVLSKPQDDIVVNHIATASQFEGGSLEKTPACISSVEQVNTEAADVSESPASGLTAQEPETNWIKALKEAASQSQSKQENAVEASRPLPSLESPQLEFLTPTEEVVAPLRQEDIPPPEQVAENTTEIPPSNLVKKPLDLPEPLEKTAELLEPAQHTVQHPEPIQSTNIDLPEETKKVELLEPTKKEEEPPEELPEPAGEPETSSEIAEEPAELPEPARSIEELPEPIKNEEPEPAKTTTEALEPEKKLISELPEEVVEKPAEVPHEEPFKAETDQDPADVLQDSGPSHAEQAERGDRAPAPPPPPTTEYHFSPALPPLLHDTTEFPTPPPTPPERHTPGALLTPPASPHLPPPPAPASPPVPSTYQCEDPSSAPCHPPLRSSDSDGAFETPESTTPVKAVSPIEPQTQQLPSSDKVADTSVSDPTSDLASDEPPCRSLSIVFDEDKPIAASGTYNIDVFATDSTTHALTRSLSLQGGELDTAGLLDGSAVGGFRPHSESFSVGTESAPGTLHRPKKVRPGSLKKKPLLRQNSNPESPRPASSSSTPEIKKRAKPRTANPVQAQEEAEGGSATPSPGGTLRRARKSRVETPPPLPEENNHTSQEESLVIPALPLCQEEAPHPGSPTSKDESPIPPSSSYKWDPDNFENIDPFNTGGSKIPNSPDLGRKGPLCGPIAIPPESPCVSAVEPCPPAPLEEPITNPEEQPIIPKRQSVRLEFDYSEESGEASHQASPPPKKVGKKPGGKMPLRKPKLGLKKAPPAQTEQLDNQPPATHNGNEEEIPVPKVSYNVEPDKWDDPNFNPFSSKKCISNSPKLSRPSYSFDPNNFDDSIDPFKSSNRMANSPPKASASFELSSNDYDNENDNDNIGELEDQNQNKPAKKKKTPIKSKSKGVSSLCCLFNTFRVKRSPKKSPLSDPSQDLTPADEPASLHPQDDHATDEEKLASSTSHKWAALHDTDADLNSDQQDFPQPCDLTSFVNENSLPHQAPVQDYEIEYMEKIGSSSPPLSVKKPSLYLKLDSVSDNLSKNTCAHGSEPSSPCTGSFEEMEAQITAGMKTPVLNSRPGPEGSAGDKGRKRESDALSRTQSTERDEQPPSQGPVEAPAPAMAMPLLDRLSECDDPLQYLEPDLAETNPTAFAQKLQSRLKKPSTRRWNINGSPLLKHRDVSSPIESAVSKTSLYTRTTSYIEGESPHLPRELDHSLGIAREEIVTKEKEVLEWQRKYEDSRQEVVEMRRIVAEYEKTIAQMIEDDQKEKSLSHHTIQQLIMEKDQALADLNSVEKSLADLFRRYEKMKDVLEGFRKNEEVLKKCAQEYLSRVRKEEQRYQALKIHAEEKLDKANSEIAQVRAKAKQEHAAHQASVRKEQMKVESLERTLEQKNKEIEELTKICDELIAKMGRS; encoded by the exons ATGCCAGAAGTGAtagaaagcaagagagagggagaaagcgTGAGGCGTGATTCACTGGAGAGAGTAGCTACTGTAGCACTCgcggagagagagaaggcagtAGGAGAGAACGGTTTGGGAGGAATAGAAAAGTGCCTCAGTTCTGCAGTCGGAGAGACAGAAGGACTCCTGGACAGCCTTCCTCAGCTCTCGTTAATCTGTTCCCAGGGAAAACGCTCACTTGCGTTCTCAGCCAAAGAGGGACAGGCTGCATCTGAGGAAAGCTGCACCAGCAAAATGCCTCACAACTCGGCTGAGATTGAattgaagagacagagagagacagccatTCGCAGTGCAGACACAGAGCTCTCACCTGCCGAAGAGGGAGCCAGAGGAAAGGAGCCATTTAGCCGGTTAGAAGCATATATCAATATTTCTCCCCTTGGACTAATCACTGGTCCTGATTGTCAGgatcacagtgctgctggattGGAGAGAGCagtagagggaggaggaggaggaggaggaggaggaggaggaggaggaggagaggaggtggaatTGAAAGGAGGGCTGGCTAAAGAGCACAGTTCATTCAGCCAGCCAGAAGGCTCTGCTAGTGGGGTGTCATCAAGTGAGACTGAGACGTGTCCGCCCACCGATGTTGCCGAGTCACAGCTGAAGtcacagagctggagagagtCGATTGCTACCATCACTGAAAGCATCTGCACTGAAAAGGATCGTCTCTCTCACCCCTGCCAGGAGCAGCATGGCTCAGCAATATCGCCTCTTCCCGCTGACCCTGAACAGAGCTCCAGCAATACAGACGGAGGGGTAAGGGCTGATCTCAAACTGAATTTGATTTCAGAGGAATGGGGAGACACTTGTGAGGAGTCATCCAtcacagagacggagagaaacagcagccaAGTCTTCTTGTCTTTAATCTCACCTCAGCCTTTGACTACTTCACGACAAATCCCAGTTGAGCGACAAGCGAGCAACAATCAACAGGTCCAACCTGAAAGTAGCACAACAGAAGCCAGGACAGCCGAAAGTGCATCTGAGTTCCAGGTCCAAGCCCAGAGCCAGAGCAAAAGAGGTAGCCCAACTATGTCTGGAGCAGGTGTGAACTTATATGACAGCAGTGGATGCAACAATAGAGTTCACTTTGCGGACACTGTGAAACAAGAAGGCAGTTCCTCTGTGGACCTCAGGAACATGTTGGTGTCAGCTATGGACTGTGCATCTTTGCCTCCGCTGACTGTACATGAGAGTTTGCACCATCCTATTGTTGAGGCCAGCTACACCTTCCCAGACTTCCTCAGCTTGAAGAAGCAAGAAATCCCCACAAATGCAGCTCCTATGACGGGTGAACGAGCAATACAGTGTCCTGCTGACTTAACAAAGCCACAGAAAGATGTCCAGTTGGATAAAGGAGATGCAGAGACTAAAGATACcaagaaaaacattaacataGATCAGTCGGGTACAAACACTGTGGATTTACAGTCGGTGACTGAGGCCTGCTCAAAACAGCTCCCAGCTCCTGATGAGAAGAATCAGACTGGTAACGAAAAATATTTTGTCCTTTCACCGACAGCAGGAATTACTGCCTCTGAGGCGGATCATTTGCCAGTTGAACAGGTGTCGGCAAATGTGACAAAGCAAGTAGAGATGGAAACAGAGAAGGgtgctgtaaatgtgtgtttgtcaaaggaGAAAGAGATAGATCAATTACATGCTAAGTCTCAAGGCTCAGTCAAGACTGGCCAGCCTCAGGAGTCACCTTTAATAAGTGATGCTACTGTCATTcttgaagaaaaagaaggtaAACAACATCCTCTCCTCTCGTGTTCTGTGCTTCCAGCTGATGATGTTACCTGCAAGCCTTTAAATGTTGTCTCTGCTGAGTTACCTTCTGGACATCTCTCTACTGACCTTGACCCCAGTTCAAAATCTGAAACTGTGACCTTGACCAGCATAGCCTCTTCTGAGGCAAAGCCAAGTGACCCCAGTTATCAGCCTCCTGACCAATTAGATCAAACACCTCCTTGTGGACTAGTTACAACAGACCCTGTAACGACTAGCGAGGGGTCCACAATTCACTCTGCTGATTTGACAAAGGGTGAATCAGCTTCAGAAGTGACAGCCTCTGACCAGTCAATGCCTGTTACCGAGCAATGTCCTACTAATCCTACTTTTGTGCTGCCTCCCCCTGGCCCAATGTTGAGTCACTTGGAGTTCATTACTGACTGTGATATCTCTCTTCCTGAGCAGAAAGATAACCACAGTGCTGATGGTGACAGCACCAAACTCTGTGGGGAAGTGGATGGCAGCAAGAGCAGGGAAATGACCCCAGTCTCTGTAGCACTGGATCTGAAGCAAGGTGACGTCAGCGTTACAGCAGATGAGACTTGTCCGAAACTGGAGGATGGAAACTATGCTACGGAGTCTGATATTAAACTTGATAATTCTGTAATTGATGATGTAAATATTCCATTTCCACAAGAGCAAAGTCTGTCTCCTGCAGCAAAGCCTCCTGGTGCAACGTGTGCACTGGCAAAGGGTGGATCTGATAATATTATTTCTCTATCTCATACTGAGCCGGTCTCTGTTGGCATTAAACCTGTTATCTGTGAAGCATCCATTAAGGATGACCTCATTAATGTCAGTTGCCCACTCAGCTCTGACCTGCCTACCAATGAGGCTTATGATGCGACTAAACAAGACAATgtaaaagagaaacacacaatggGAGACCAGACCTGCACGCTatttgaagaggaaaagaagcaaaCTGAAGAGTCAACAATGGATAATCAAAAGGAAACAGCAAACCGCAAcaagctgcagacaggaaagacAGGCACAACACCACAGCAGAGTAATCGACCAGATAAAGAGGCTTTAGAGGAAATTGGAGACCTGCAGCCACCACATAAACATAAAGTACAAAATACTGAATCACCAGTAAGGGATataaaggaggaagaagacatgAAGAGTGGCATTGTGTCTAATAGCCAGAGAGAGACTTCTTGCTTATCTCCTGACCAACCTGCAGGCTCATCTGAGGACATAAGTGCTGAGGTAGAGTCTGGTAGTGAACCTCAGACTGTTTATGACCAGAGTTCATGCCAAAACCCAACAGCAACACTGGAACGCAGGTCTGACAGGGACACGGCACCAGATCTGAGTGTGGCTCTTGGCCAGTCAGAGTCCACACCAGATCCAGTGTGTTTTGCTCAGCAACAGGATCAACAGCAGCCGCATCTGGGATCCAGACATCCCACAGAGGAATTGTCAGGTGGTTGTCTAGAGGGGCCAGAAAAGACTAACAGTCAGGGCAGGCAGACTCAAGCACTCGTTCCAGGGGTAAGAGgggcagcagagaaaggagacGGCGAGAATTTGTGTCAGTCAGGAAGCAGGGATGACTTGACAGgtgatgacagcagtgacaatGAACAAGTGATAAGTCTAGAGAAGGGAGAGGGAGTGCAAGCTGCACCAGGGGTTGACAGGGTTTGTGTGTCGTTGCAGCTTGCCTGTGATTTAAATGACAGCGGAAGGGCTGCTGAGAGAAAAGCCTCAGCTGACATAGGCATAGTGACTGCTTGTTCTCATGTTGCCGAGACACGTCAGGGAATGGAAGAGAATAAAAGCCCCGGGTTAGGAATAGTTGGGTCAACTACAGATTTAATGCCAGACACTGAGTTTGAGAGCGATTTGAGTGGTAAAGGTCAGCAAAAAAGCAACCTCTCAGCTTCCTGTCAAGACCCATGTGGAACACCTGTGACCTCAAAGAACACTGCTGTATCTGTTGAGCCAGCATCACAGGAACGTGAGATTTCGCCTCTCCAGATCTCTGTTTCATCAAAGGTCAGCACAGATAGTCATGACATTCATACAGAAGATTTTCCAAGTGCAAACGAGGCTGAAGAAATTGGTACAAAAATATTCATTACTTTGCCAGATCCTGTTGGGCAACCAGAAACTGTGGAAAAGGATTTCAGTGCTGCCATGGCTGTGAAAAGCAACAGTAGTGAAACTGAGGAGTGTGAAATTCCGGATACAGTGTGCAAGCCTCTTGAGCTACAAAGCGCCAGTATAACCTCAGCCACACAAAGCAGCCCAGTAGCACAAACACCCATAAAAGGCTCTGATGTGGAGGAGATCACAAAGGAAGATAAAGCAGCtttggaggaagaaaaagctaGCAGCCAGGGGAAGGAACAAAATGAGATAAAAGCGATAAACAATGAAGCAACAGAAAAGCAGGGGGCTGTAAATCTAAGTGGGGGCACTGAAGACAGCAGCTCGGGATCAGTTAAAACTTCAGACCTTTGTGAAAGTGTCGTGTCACAAAGCGGCACAGAGACTCCTGTTTGTCACTCTGAGAGGAACGTTGGTCTGTCAGAAAATGACAATGATAGAACAGATAGAATAAGCCCTGATGTTATCACTGGTCCATCTGTTGTTTCCTCAAAGTGCCTGCAAGATTTTGCATCGACCCCTCCTGCAGCGCCTACCCAGTCAGAGAAGTCACATGATCAGGTGTTGTCAAAGCCCCAAGATGATATTGTGGTAAACCACATTGCTACCGCCTCCCAGTTCGAGGGAGGATCACTTGAAAAAACTCCTGCCTGCATCTCCTCTGTTGAACAAGTGAATACAGAGGCTGCTGATGTGTCAGAGAGTCCTGCAAGTGGACTAACAGCCCAAGAACCAGAAACAAACTGGATAAAAGCTCTAAAAGAAGCTGCCTCCCAGTCTCAGAGTAAACAAGAGAACGCAGTGGAGGCCTCAAG ACCCCTCCCTTCTCTGGAGTCTCCTCAACTGGAGTTTCTTACTCCAACCGAGGAGGTAGTTGCTCCTCTGAGACAGGAGGACATCCCACCACCGGAGCAAGTAGCAGAGAATACAACAGAGATCCCTCCTTCAAATCTTGTGAAGAAGCCACTGGATCTCCCTGAACCTTtagaaaagacagcagagctcctaGAGCCAGCACAGCACACAGTACAGCACCCAGAACCAATACAGAGCACAAATATAGATCtcccagaggaaacaaagaaagtaGAGCTCTTAGAACCAACCAAGAAAGAAGAGGAGCCTCCAGAAGAGCTTCCAGAACCAGCAGGTGAGCCAGAAACTTCTTCAGAAATAGCAGAGGAGCCAGCTGAGCTACCAGAACCGGCAAGAAGCATAGAGGAGCTCCCAGAACCAATAAAGAATGAAGAACCAGAGCCAGCAAAGACGACAACAGAGGCCCTAGAACCAGAGAAGAAGCTGATCAGTGAGCTgccagaggaggtggtggagaaaCCTGCAGAGGTCCCACACGAGGAGCcatttaaagcagaaacagaccAGGATCCTGCTGACGTGCTACAGGACAGCGG GCCCTCCCACGctgagcaggcagagagaggtgACCGtgcccctgccccccccccacctcctaCCACAGAGTACCACTTCTCgcctgccctccctcctctcctgcacgACACCACTGAGTtccccactcctcctcccacACCCCCGGAGAGGCACACACCCGGAGCTCTACTAACCCCACCTGCATctccccacctcccccctcctcctgcccctGCCTCCCCTCCAGTACCTTCCACTTACCAGTGTGAGGACCCTTCTTCCGCACCCTGCCACCCCCCTTTAAG GAGCTCAGACTCTGATGGAGCTTTTGAAACCCCTGAATCCACAACTCCAGTGAAGGCTGTTTCTCCTATAGAGCCCCAAACTCAGCAACTACCATCCAGTGACAAAg TAGCAGACACCTCAGTCAGTGATCCTACCTCTGACTTGGCTTCAGACGAGCCACCCTGCCGTTCACTCTCCATTGTTTTTGATGAGGACAAGCCCATAGCAGCCAGTGGCACCTACAACATTGACGTTTTTGCCACAGATTCAACAACTCACGCTCTGACACGTTCACTCAGTCTCCAGGGAGGAGAACTAGACACTGCTGGTCTGTTGGATGGATCAGCAGTCGGAGGCTTCCGTCCACATTCTGAATCCTTCAGTGTGGGCACTGAGAGTGCTCCAGGAACACTCCATAGGCCTAAGAAAGTCCGTCCTGGGTCTTTGAAGAAGAAGCCTCTTCTCAGACAGAACTCAAACCCAGAGAGTCCAAGGCCAGCCTCATCCAGCAGCACCCCGGAGATCAAGAAGCGGGCAAAGCCTAGAACTGCCAACCCTGTCCAGGctcaggaggaagcagagggaggatCTGCAACTCCGAGCCCTGGAGGAACCCTCCGAAGGGCCAGGAAGAGCCGTGTGgagactcctcctcctctgccagaGGAGAACAATCATACCAGCCAAGAGGAGAGCCTTGTCATCCCGGCCTTACCTTTGTGCCAGGAGGAGGCCCCTCACCCTGGTAGTCCAACAAGCAAAGACGAGTCCCCCATTCCCCCAAGTAGCTCCTACAAATGGGATCCAGATAATTTTGAAAACATAGACCCTTTCAATACTGGAGGTAGTAAAATTCCCAATTCTCCAGATCTGGGTCGTAAAGGTCCTCTGTGTGGTCCCATTGCAATCCCTCCAGAGAGtccctgtgtctctgctgtggagCCGTGTCCTCCGGCTCCTCTTGAAGAGCCTATCACCAACCCTGAAGAGCAACCCATCATCCCCAAACGTCAGTCAGTAAGGCTGGAGTTTGATTACTCTGAGGAGAGCGGTGAGGCATCACACCAGGCCTCTCCCCCACCCAAGAAAGTGGGCAAGAAGCCCGGTGGCAAGATGCCTCTTAGGAAACCAAAGCTGGGGCTGAAGAAGGCCCCTCCAGCACAGACGGAGCAGCTGGACAACCAACCTCCAGCAACCCACAATGGCAACGAGGAGGAAATCCCTGTCCCTAAGGTATCTTACAACGTTGAGCCTGACAAGTGGGACGATCCGAACTTCAATCCATTTTCTTCCAAGAAATGTATCAGCAACTCCCCCAAACTGTCCAGGCCATCTTATAGTTTTGACCCCAATAACTTTGATGACTCCATAGACCCTTTCAAATCCTCAAATAGGATGGCCAACTCCCCTCCTAAGGCCTCTGCCTCCTTTGAACTGTCATCCAATGACTatgacaatgaaaatgacaatgacaacatCGGGGAACTGGAGGACCAAAATCAGAACAAGCctgccaagaagaagaaaactccCATTAAATC GAAGTCCAAGGGTGTGTCTtctctttgttgtctgtt tAATACTTTCAGAGTGAAGAGGTCGCCAAAGAAATCCCCATTGTCTGACCCATCCCAG GATCTTACACCTGCAGACGAACCTGCCTCCCTCCACCCACAGGACGACCACGCCACCGACGAGGAGAAGCTGGCCTCCTCCACCAGTCATAAGTGGGCAGCCCTGCACGACACGGATGCAGATTTGAACTCTGACCAACAAGACTTCCCTCAGCCGTGTGACCTTACGTCCTTTGTAAATGAGAACAGTCTTCCTCATCAGGCTCCAG TGCAAGACTATGAAATTGAGTACATGGAGAAGATTGGCTCCTCTTCGCCT CCACTGTCTGTGAAGAAGCCATCATTGTACCTGAAGTTGGACTCAGTTTCGGACAACTTAAGCAAGAACACGTGTGCACATGGATCTGAGCCCAGCTCCCCCTGCACAGG AAGTTTTGAGGAGATGGAGGCCCAGATAACAGCAGGTATGAAGACACCGGTGCTCAACTCCCGGCCTGGTCCCGAGGGCTCTGCTGGAGACAAgggcaggaagagagaaagtgacGCACTCAGCCgaacacaaagcacagagaggGACGAGCAG CCCCCTAGCCAGGGCCCCGTGGAGGCCCCCGCTCCAGCTATGGCCATGCCCCTGTTAGACAGGCTGTCTGAGTGTGATGACCCCCTGCAGTACCTGGAGCCTGACCTGGCTGAGACCAACCCCACCGCATTCGCCCAAAAACTACAG